CGTCGCTATCAGCTGGCTTTTAGCTATTTGATGGGGGCAATTTTGTTTGCCGGGATCGCCTATTCATTGGCACCAACTGGTCTTTGGTTGCTGTGGGCAAGCGCGGCATTGGTGCTTGTTAGCCTTGCTTATGCGGGTCTTTCGGTGGCGGTCTTTCAGAAGCATGATCAAGGCGTTCAAAGTATTGCTGCGCGCTGGCTATTGGCGCCATATTTGTTTGCCGCACGTATCAATCAGTGGTGCTGGACGAGACGTCTAGCGCCGCGAGATGAAATTGCACCCGGGGTTTGGCTCGGTCGTTTGCCTGCGCGTAATGACATGGATGCGCAGCAGCTGGCATGGCTTGATTTAACGGCTGAAATTTCAGCGCCACATCGGCCGAAACACTATCACTGCTTGCCCCATTTAGATCTAGTGGTGATGGACGCGGCGACGATTGCTGCTGCGGTTGAGCAGCTTGAACTGATGCGTCAGCAAGGCCCTGTATTGGTATGTTGCGCCCTTGGATTTTCGCGCAGCGCCGTGGTGGCATGCGCTTGGTTGCTGCTTTATGGTGAGGAGAAAAATTGTGCCAAGGTGATTTTTGATGTGAGGAATATTCGCCCTTGGGTTCATTTGTCTTATCACCAGCAACGCGAACTTGAATATTGGTGGCAGGCGCAGCAGGGCGGCGATGTGATGGCGCAAGCCGGTGAATATGATCAAGGCCCATCACAGGAGCAAAGGGAAAATGAAAACCATGTCCAGTAGCTATCGACCGCTCAGCGCTTTGTTGGCGCAATATCGGCTATGGTCACGCGTCGGCGATCTATTGATATTGGCGGCTTTATTTTCTCCCCTATGGATGGGGCTACATGCACTGGGATGTCTACTGATTACGTTAATGATCGTGTTTTGGCTATGGGGAAAATATTGCGCGACTCGCGTGGCTATTGATGCGGCGATGTTTACGCAGTTGGATGGGCAGAGCGCAGAACAAGCGATCTTCCTTTTTGATCAGCAGTTAACGCAGAGCTTTGGCAAAGCGCCATCATTGAAGCGAGATATGCCGTCTCGCGTGCAAGGCGCCATGCGCTGGTTTCGCCGCTTGCTATGGACCCAGATATTGATCGCAGCGCTGCTGTTATTACACTACGGCGTGCGATTTATGTGATCTTTTCGCATCGCGCACATCATCGATTGCAAGTGCGGCGCTGGGATTGCCAGCTCTCTCACAAATTATAAAGTGCGTTGGGCATCCCGCCCATTCAATGATTTAATAAGCGGCGATTGCCACCTTGGATGTCCATTTTGACTTTGAGATGGCCATGGTCGTTTGAATTTTATTTAGCAGGGGAATTGAGGCGCAATGCGCATTCTTCATACATCTGATTGGCATTTAGGCCAGCATTTTGTCACCAAAAGCCGTCAGGCTGAGCACAAAGCATTTCTCGATTGGTTGCTTACGCAAGTAGACACTCATCGAGTGGATGCGGTGATTGTAGCCGGTGATATTTTTGATACTGGCGCGCCGCCAAGCTATGCGCGTGAGCTACTCAATGCCTTTATTGTGTCGCTGCAAAACTATCAATGCCAGTTGGTGCTATTGGCTGGTAATCACGACTCAGTGGCAACGCTCAACGAGTCAAAGCAATTGGTGGCTTGCCTCAATACCCATGTAATTGCTGCCGTGAGTGATGATTACGAGTCGCAGATGATTGCGCTGAAGAACAAGCAAGGTGAATTGGGGCTGCTATTGTGCGCCGTGCCCTATATTCGCTCACGCGATCTGCTGAAAAGTCGCAGTGATGAATCGGCGCAAGAGAAGAAACAGGCTCTACAACAGGCGATCAGCGATCACTATCATGCGCTCTATGATCTCGCCAAAATGCGCCAAGCTGAAGCAGCTTCGCCCGTGGCCATCATGGCGACAGGGCATTTAATGGCCGCAGGTAGCATTGCCAGTGAATCGGTGCGCGATCTGTATGTGGGAACCCTAGATGCATTGCCAGCCAGCGCTTTTCCAGCGGTGGATTATGTGGCTTTGGGACATATTCACCGTAGCCAGCGGGTGGCGCAAAGCGATCATATTCGCTA
The nucleotide sequence above comes from Vibrio stylophorae. Encoded proteins:
- the sbcD gene encoding exonuclease subunit SbcD encodes the protein MRILHTSDWHLGQHFVTKSRQAEHKAFLDWLLTQVDTHRVDAVIVAGDIFDTGAPPSYARELLNAFIVSLQNYQCQLVLLAGNHDSVATLNESKQLVACLNTHVIAAVSDDYESQMIALKNKQGELGLLLCAVPYIRSRDLLKSRSDESAQEKKQALQQAISDHYHALYDLAKMRQAEAASPVAIMATGHLMAAGSIASESVRDLYVGTLDALPASAFPAVDYVALGHIHRSQRVAQSDHIRYCGSPIALSFDEVRQQKEVLMVDFAQGALEKVTPLAVPCFQPMALIKGNVTDIEVALKPYQSDTDTATEGQRVWLDVEINSNAHLSDIQRHIQQLTADLPVEVLLLRRAKSERLQAIERQAKETLSELTPQDVFERRMGQQPDLDEARQQRLRHCFQEVLTQLNDMPEEQA
- a CDS encoding phosphatase PAP2/dual specificity phosphatase family protein — translated: MKNIPSNPCDYPVWYDRHKIQHALLWLALLVPLFFVSYNFTNHWAESLPEVGHVVFDWETQIPLWAWTIVPYWSIDLLYCLVFLLASNRHELNRMGLRLLTAQLICISCFMLWPLQFSWPRPELSGFFASWFELLMSFDRPFNQAPSLHITLLMILWVSFASHARGIWRWLVHVWFALIGLSVLTTWQHHFIDVPTGMLAGFLAVWLWPVSGSSPLCAWRKPTIDRRRRYQLAFSYLMGAILFAGIAYSLAPTGLWLLWASAALVLVSLAYAGLSVAVFQKHDQGVQSIAARWLLAPYLFAARINQWCWTRRLAPRDEIAPGVWLGRLPARNDMDAQQLAWLDLTAEISAPHRPKHYHCLPHLDLVVMDAATIAAAVEQLELMRQQGPVLVCCALGFSRSAVVACAWLLLYGEEKNCAKVIFDVRNIRPWVHLSYHQQRELEYWWQAQQGGDVMAQAGEYDQGPSQEQRENENHVQ